The following are encoded in a window of Marinilabiliales bacterium genomic DNA:
- a CDS encoding nitronate monooxygenase: MRELKIGGLNIPVPIVQGGMGVGISMSKLAVAVANQGGVGVISSAGLGMVHRNPMLDYIEANIEGLRTEIRKAKEKTEGIIGVNVMVAMTNFADLVRTSISEKADIIFAGAGLPLQLPSFLKSDSITKLVPIVSSGRAAKLICDKWKSLYDYLPDAFVVEGPKAGGHLGFKRDNIDDPGYSLDHLVTEVVREIRLFEEKYGKEIPVIAAGGIYTGEDVFKIMQKGAKAVQLGTRFVTTQECDASEKFKMSYVNARETDMEIIQSPVGMPGRAVMNEFLNKVKHGLKKPIKCPFHCIKTCDVSSSPYCIITALYNAYKGNMRSGYAFAGSNAYLADRISTVKEVFNDLMTGFNDAYSRFQSPLESGTEGTAAENSGKEKD, encoded by the coding sequence ATGAGAGAATTGAAGATAGGAGGTTTGAACATACCTGTGCCCATTGTACAAGGTGGAATGGGAGTGGGTATTTCGATGTCGAAACTGGCGGTGGCGGTGGCGAACCAGGGCGGAGTTGGCGTTATTTCGTCTGCCGGACTGGGTATGGTACACCGTAACCCGATGCTTGACTACATTGAAGCCAATATTGAAGGGCTGAGGACGGAGATCAGGAAAGCTAAGGAGAAGACAGAGGGTATAATCGGGGTGAACGTGATGGTGGCCATGACAAACTTTGCAGACCTGGTGCGTACATCGATATCTGAAAAGGCTGACATCATATTTGCGGGAGCCGGACTTCCACTTCAACTGCCGTCTTTCCTCAAATCTGACAGCATCACAAAGCTTGTGCCCATAGTTTCGTCGGGCAGGGCGGCAAAACTGATTTGTGACAAATGGAAATCTCTCTATGACTACCTCCCCGATGCTTTTGTCGTTGAAGGACCAAAGGCAGGCGGGCACCTCGGATTCAAAAGGGATAATATCGATGATCCCGGTTACTCGCTCGATCACCTTGTTACTGAAGTAGTCAGGGAAATAAGGTTGTTTGAGGAGAAATACGGGAAGGAGATACCGGTAATTGCGGCCGGCGGCATATATACAGGTGAGGATGTCTTTAAAATAATGCAGAAAGGCGCAAAGGCAGTCCAGTTGGGCACCAGGTTTGTGACCACGCAGGAGTGCGATGCATCGGAAAAATTCAAGATGAGCTATGTCAATGCCCGGGAAACCGATATGGAGATCATCCAGAGTCCGGTGGGCATGCCGGGCAGGGCGGTCATGAACGAATTCCTCAATAAAGTGAAACATGGTTTGAAAAAACCCATTAAGTGCCCGTTCCACTGTATCAAAACATGCGATGTGTCAAGCAGCCCGTATTGCATCATAACAGCCCTCTACAATGCCTACAAGGGCAATATGAGAAGCGGTTACGCCTTTGCCGGGAGCAATGCCTACCTGGCCGACAGGATATCAACGGTTAAAGAGGTATTTAATGATCTGATGACCGGATTTAATGACGCGTACAGCCGTTTCCAGTCCCCCCTGGAATCCGGGACCGAAGGAACCGCCGCTGAAAACAGCGGAAAAGAGAAGGACTGA
- a CDS encoding YceI family protein: protein MYTRTLFLVLVAAVYSCQGPSGERAVTGEAGTAALAEGDYETFYANTETSNVEWIGARPASQHDGIVTLKEGHLKVINGDIVGGEFVIDMENIVVLDITDPGRNARLKAHLESDDFFDVPNYPEAKFEITAVEEAGEVSRDYSHTITGNLTMRGTTRSVTFNAMIEADEEKVTARSVQFLIDRTEWGVNYQSPTVFAELVDRFILDDIALVINLEAGRN from the coding sequence ATGTATACAAGAACACTCTTTTTAGTATTAGTGGCAGCAGTATATTCCTGCCAGGGACCCTCAGGAGAGAGGGCTGTTACCGGAGAAGCCGGCACGGCTGCTTTGGCGGAAGGCGATTATGAAACCTTTTATGCCAATACGGAAACAAGTAATGTTGAATGGATCGGCGCAAGGCCGGCCTCGCAGCACGACGGAATTGTTACTTTAAAGGAAGGACACCTTAAAGTAATCAATGGTGATATAGTCGGCGGAGAGTTTGTGATTGATATGGAGAACATAGTCGTTCTTGACATTACCGATCCGGGCAGGAATGCCAGGTTAAAGGCGCACTTGGAATCAGACGATTTCTTTGATGTGCCGAATTACCCCGAAGCAAAATTCGAGATCACCGCGGTTGAGGAGGCGGGTGAAGTTAGCAGAGACTATTCACACACTATCACAGGTAATCTTACAATGCGGGGCACAACAAGGTCAGTCACCTTCAATGCCATGATAGAAGCTGACGAAGAGAAGGTTACCGCCAGATCGGTGCAGTTTTTGATAGACCGTACGGAGTGGGGAGTGAATTACCAGTCGCCGACAGTGTTTGCTGAGCTGGTTGACAGGTTTATTCTTGATGACATCGCACTGGTTATTAATCTGGAGGCCGGGAGGAACTAG
- a CDS encoding DEAD/DEAH box helicase: protein MLFKEMGLSPEILMGIEALGFMDATPIQEQVIPVLLREKRDIIGLAQTGTGKTAAFGLPALENIDIGDNYPQLLVLSPTRELCMQITRDIDGYGKFMKGLRTVAVYGGSSIDQQVRALKRGAHVVVATPGRIHDLIRRNRINLSLVSTLVLDEADEMLKMGFRDDLDAILAQTPANKNTLLFSATMATGITAIARKYMHDPLEITMGKKNAGAENVTHIYHMVQAKDRYNALKRVVDFNPGIYGIVFCRTRKETKDVAGWLMRDGYNAEALHGDLTQAQRDYVMQKFRERNLNVLVATDVAARGLDVTDLTHIINYNLPDDNEAYTHRSGRTGRAGKEGITVSIINMNERGRISQIENVIRKKIDRMPVPAGTDICERQLFNMVDRMRNSTVSHDQIDPYMDRVYDMLGDLSKEEIIKRFVSTEFNRFLDYYKNAPDLNVESKKVRRDDTAFSGRKQKVNRGGVMARVLFNVGKGKKITKREIIDLFSSAPGASGVEIGNIDIYKRTSSVEVDSKLAQRIIADLNRTVYKGVRIEAEENYEFAGNDFRDRNKGPRGRKRIRMN from the coding sequence ATGTTGTTTAAAGAGATGGGGCTTTCGCCGGAAATTCTTATGGGTATTGAAGCCCTGGGGTTCATGGATGCCACCCCGATACAGGAACAGGTAATTCCTGTTTTATTAAGAGAGAAGAGGGATATTATTGGCCTGGCGCAGACAGGCACGGGGAAAACCGCGGCATTCGGGCTCCCTGCACTGGAGAATATCGATATTGGTGACAATTACCCACAATTACTTGTTTTAAGTCCCACCCGCGAACTTTGCATGCAAATTACACGTGACATTGATGGTTACGGTAAATTCATGAAAGGATTGAGGACAGTTGCCGTTTATGGCGGATCTTCAATAGATCAGCAGGTAAGGGCACTGAAGCGGGGGGCCCATGTTGTTGTAGCCACACCGGGAAGGATTCATGACCTGATAAGGCGCAACCGGATAAACCTGTCGCTTGTGTCTACGCTGGTGCTGGATGAAGCTGACGAGATGCTGAAGATGGGATTCCGCGATGACCTTGATGCCATCCTGGCACAGACACCGGCAAACAAGAACACCCTACTCTTTTCGGCGACAATGGCAACAGGCATCACGGCAATTGCCAGAAAATATATGCATGACCCCCTGGAGATCACCATGGGCAAAAAAAATGCAGGTGCTGAAAATGTAACGCATATATACCACATGGTACAAGCAAAGGACCGGTACAATGCACTTAAAAGGGTGGTGGATTTTAACCCCGGGATATATGGTATAGTGTTCTGCCGGACCCGGAAGGAGACAAAGGATGTTGCCGGCTGGCTGATGAGAGACGGTTATAATGCAGAGGCCCTGCATGGTGACCTTACGCAGGCACAGCGCGATTATGTGATGCAGAAGTTCCGTGAAAGAAACCTCAATGTTCTTGTAGCGACCGACGTGGCGGCACGGGGACTCGATGTCACTGACCTGACGCATATTATAAATTATAACCTTCCTGATGATAACGAAGCCTATACCCACAGGTCGGGGCGGACAGGCAGGGCAGGCAAAGAGGGGATAACCGTTTCGATCATTAACATGAATGAGCGGGGACGGATATCACAGATCGAAAATGTGATCAGAAAAAAAATTGACCGGATGCCGGTACCTGCAGGTACGGATATTTGTGAACGGCAGCTTTTCAATATGGTGGACCGGATGCGTAACTCCACGGTTTCGCATGATCAGATAGATCCTTATATGGACAGGGTCTATGACATGCTTGGTGACCTGTCAAAGGAGGAGATCATCAAAAGGTTCGTATCAACCGAATTCAACCGCTTCCTTGATTATTACAAGAATGCGCCGGACCTGAATGTGGAAAGTAAAAAGGTGCGAAGGGACGATACAGCTTTTTCAGGACGAAAACAAAAGGTAAACAGGGGAGGGGTGATGGCACGGGTACTTTTCAATGTCGGAAAAGGGAAAAAAATTACGAAACGGGAGATCATCGACCTGTTCTCTTCCGCTCCGGGAGCATCAGGTGTGGAGATTGGGAATATCGATATCTACAAGCGTACCTCCTCAGTTGAGGTGGACAGTAAATTGGCGCAACGCATAATAGCAGATCTTAACCGGACGGTATACAAGGGTGTAAGGATCGAGGCCGAGGAAAATTATGAATTTGCCGGTAACGATTTCCGCGACCGCAACAAAGGGCCACGCGGCCGAAAAAGAATCAGAATGAACTAG
- a CDS encoding beta-glucosidase, with the protein MYKTLIIALLTATTLLIHSCTPRSEAGKDPFIVSLMSEMTLEEKVGQMMQITIDGVTEGDNIYSSHVPVRLDMGLLREYLVTYGGGSILNTPNTVAQNRDLWLELISTIQQVATEETRHGIPVIYGIDAIHGSTYIAEATMFPQQIGMAATWNPELVEEAAAVTAYETRAVGIPWNFSPVLDLGSDPRWARQWESFGEDPYITEIMGLAMIDGYEGKNNDISHPHRLASCPKHFYGYSMPFSGKDRTPVYIPEMDLRDKHLPPFQAAVDAGVLTIMLNSGLVNNVSVHASKEIITDLLKEELGFRGLVLTDWADIENLYTRDKIAASSKEAIKLAINAGVDMSMIPYNFRDFHKNLVELVNEGEVPLSRIDDAVYRILLVKKELGLFDQPFIDPDEYPLFAGPEHAQKAYETASESITLLTNNNDILPLSENTRILITGPNANSMRALNGGWTYSWQGDRTPEFTEDFNTIVDAFRKAGGAGNIMYEPGTRYIESGQYFEEEEVDIQAAVRRARQADVVLLCLGENSYTEKPGDLNDLTISPLQEKLALAIAGTGKPVILVLNQGRPRLITSFADEMDAIINIYLPGNYGADALADIVYGRVNPSGRLPYTYPRYPNSLVGYIHKPSEVSLTPEGAYDYTGSFNPLFEFGHGISYSSVEYNNLTIDKETLGSGERLTVSVDVSHLSGPAVKETVKLYSSQLVASITPDVRRLRAFDKIELQPGETRTVEFTLDPGDLSFINLANRRVTEAGEFVISIAGMTASVNVTGDIFFD; encoded by the coding sequence ATGTATAAAACCCTGATTATTGCACTGCTCACAGCAACCACCCTGTTGATCCACTCATGCACACCCCGGTCGGAGGCCGGAAAGGATCCGTTCATCGTCAGCCTAATGTCGGAGATGACCCTCGAAGAGAAGGTGGGCCAGATGATGCAGATAACAATTGACGGCGTTACCGAAGGAGATAACATCTACTCCAGCCATGTACCGGTCAGGCTCGACATGGGACTTCTGAGGGAATACCTTGTGACCTACGGGGGAGGTTCTATACTTAACACGCCGAATACAGTGGCGCAGAACCGCGACCTATGGCTTGAGCTGATCAGCACCATACAGCAGGTTGCCACCGAAGAGACCCGGCACGGCATCCCTGTCATTTACGGCATTGATGCAATCCACGGCTCAACCTATATTGCCGAAGCAACGATGTTCCCCCAGCAGATAGGCATGGCGGCCACCTGGAACCCTGAATTGGTTGAAGAGGCTGCGGCTGTTACTGCTTATGAAACCCGTGCAGTGGGAATTCCATGGAACTTTTCGCCCGTACTCGACCTGGGATCCGACCCCAGGTGGGCAAGGCAGTGGGAGTCATTCGGCGAGGACCCTTACATTACTGAAATAATGGGTCTGGCAATGATTGACGGCTACGAAGGGAAAAACAATGATATCTCCCACCCCCACAGGCTCGCATCCTGCCCCAAGCATTTCTACGGCTATTCGATGCCGTTCTCGGGAAAGGACCGTACCCCTGTTTACATCCCGGAGATGGACCTGAGGGATAAGCACCTGCCCCCCTTCCAGGCAGCAGTAGATGCAGGAGTCCTCACCATAATGCTGAACAGCGGACTTGTAAATAACGTATCGGTTCATGCAAGCAAAGAGATCATTACAGACCTTCTCAAGGAGGAGCTGGGGTTTAGGGGACTGGTACTGACGGACTGGGCCGATATAGAGAATCTTTATACAAGGGATAAAATAGCCGCCTCATCCAAAGAGGCAATTAAACTGGCAATAAACGCCGGTGTTGACATGAGCATGATCCCGTATAATTTCAGGGACTTTCATAAGAACCTGGTTGAGCTGGTCAATGAAGGTGAAGTGCCCCTGTCGCGCATAGATGATGCGGTTTACAGGATACTCCTGGTAAAAAAGGAGCTGGGACTGTTCGATCAGCCCTTTATCGATCCGGACGAATATCCGCTTTTCGCAGGGCCCGAACATGCGCAGAAAGCCTATGAGACAGCCTCCGAGTCCATTACTCTTCTTACCAACAACAATGATATCCTTCCACTTTCGGAAAACACCCGTATACTGATCACCGGCCCCAATGCCAATTCGATGCGCGCCCTTAACGGGGGATGGACATACAGCTGGCAGGGCGACAGAACCCCGGAGTTTACCGAAGATTTCAATACCATCGTCGACGCATTCAGAAAAGCAGGCGGAGCCGGTAACATAATGTATGAACCGGGCACAAGATATATCGAAAGCGGGCAGTACTTTGAGGAAGAGGAGGTTGACATACAGGCAGCCGTAAGAAGGGCCCGCCAGGCTGACGTGGTGCTTCTCTGCCTGGGTGAAAACTCATACACCGAGAAGCCGGGCGACCTGAACGACCTTACCATATCGCCACTGCAGGAAAAACTGGCCCTGGCCATTGCCGGAACCGGCAAACCGGTAATCCTGGTCCTCAACCAGGGCCGCCCCCGGCTGATAACATCCTTTGCAGATGAAATGGATGCCATCATAAACATCTACCTGCCGGGCAACTATGGCGCCGATGCCCTTGCCGACATTGTCTACGGCAGGGTCAACCCGTCGGGACGTCTTCCCTACACCTATCCCAGGTATCCCAACTCGCTGGTGGGGTATATCCATAAACCATCAGAAGTATCACTCACACCCGAAGGGGCATACGACTATACAGGCTCGTTCAATCCCCTCTTTGAATTCGGTCACGGGATCAGCTATTCATCGGTAGAGTACAATAACCTGACTATAGATAAAGAGACCCTTGGGAGCGGCGAACGGCTGACAGTGAGCGTCGATGTTTCGCACCTGTCGGGACCCGCAGTGAAGGAGACAGTGAAGCTTTACAGCTCGCAGCTTGTCGCCTCCATAACCCCCGATGTGAGGCGGCTCAGGGCATTTGATAAGATTGAGCTGCAGCCGGGAGAAACAAGGACTGTCGAATTCACGCTCGACCCCGGCGACCTCTCATTTATAAACCTGGCAAACCGGAGGGTGACCGAAGCAGGCGAATTTGTGATCTCCATAGCCGGTATGACCGCCTCTGTCAACGTAACCGGCGACATCTTCTTTGACTGA
- a CDS encoding flavin reductase family protein, with amino-acid sequence MNMKTSFGPQKLMFPCPTGLVVMGTMEKANIVTIAWISLLTSSPPTIGISVGTRGFSGNEIKKNGEFTVNIASVDIMVEADFCGITSGRDTDKFDITGLTKMESKIVKPPIIKECPLNLECVLVESGIFGSTNHFAGKIVETHIDTDKLEDSGDYTTFDIAAINPLIYIGGAREYRQIGKKTGDAYQVGKKLFR; translated from the coding sequence ATGAATATGAAAACCTCCTTCGGACCGCAAAAACTGATGTTCCCCTGCCCTACCGGACTGGTAGTTATGGGAACAATGGAAAAGGCAAATATTGTAACAATAGCGTGGATAAGCCTGCTTACCAGCTCCCCTCCCACCATCGGGATATCTGTAGGAACCCGCGGCTTCTCGGGCAACGAGATCAAAAAGAACGGCGAATTTACCGTGAACATCGCTTCGGTTGATATCATGGTGGAAGCGGACTTCTGCGGGATAACCTCGGGCAGGGACACCGACAAATTTGACATAACCGGCCTCACGAAAATGGAATCAAAGATCGTAAAACCGCCTATCATAAAGGAGTGCCCGCTGAACCTCGAATGCGTACTTGTCGAATCCGGCATTTTCGGCTCCACAAACCATTTTGCCGGCAAAATCGTTGAAACACATATTGACACCGATAAGCTTGAGGACAGCGGCGACTACACAACCTTCGACATCGCGGCGATCAACCCCCTGATATACATTGGCGGCGCCCGCGAATACCGCCAGATAGGCAAAAAAACCGGCGACGCGTACCAGGTAGGAAAAAAGCTTTTCAGATAG
- a CDS encoding XRE family transcriptional regulator: protein MKDILDIREIEKIERLENEYDLEKASLLERKLRLMIDENPNLKPLRKKLRDLIKDYEDREWSDFEKITDSQVEESDKAEEIVNYEKKFINKRKDTIRKILKKYDMTQQDLGIILGHPKSYMSELINGVSHFTLKDLVIIHRILGINLNILIPTFLHSETRDKVRESIKKLNKPKLGLRKTELV from the coding sequence ATGAAAGACATTCTTGACATAAGAGAAATTGAGAAAATAGAAAGATTAGAGAATGAGTATGATTTGGAAAAAGCATCTTTACTTGAGCGCAAATTGCGTTTAATGATTGATGAAAATCCAAATTTAAAACCTTTAAGAAAAAAGCTTCGTGATTTGATTAAAGATTACGAAGATAGGGAATGGTCTGATTTTGAAAAAATCACTGATTCACAAGTAGAGGAGTCTGATAAAGCTGAGGAGATTGTGAATTATGAGAAAAAGTTTATCAATAAGCGCAAAGATACGATTAGAAAAATACTTAAAAAGTATGATATGACCCAGCAGGATTTGGGAATTATCTTGGGACACCCAAAATCGTACATGAGTGAATTGATAAATGGTGTATCTCATTTTACACTTAAGGATTTGGTGATTATTCATCGAATTTTGGGAATAAACCTAAATATATTGATTCCAACTTTTCTGCATTCAGAGACAAGAGATAAGGTTAGAGAATCGATAAAGAAATTGAACAAACCAAAACTCGGATTGAGAAAAACTGAATTGGTATAA
- a CDS encoding type II toxin-antitoxin system HigB family toxin, with product MRIINKHILGKLIRKNRGNPKLVKAVQQLISEIEDSNWETPYDLTAKRPDADCVYGGEFYFFNINIHRTLIMIEFEENGEATIVWAGSHDDYELNFKNNRNVIKKWLRDNNWI from the coding sequence TTGAGAATTATTAATAAACACATTCTGGGTAAACTGATCCGGAAAAATCGAGGTAACCCGAAACTGGTTAAAGCAGTTCAACAATTGATTTCTGAGATTGAAGATAGCAATTGGGAAACACCATATGATTTGACCGCAAAAAGACCTGATGCTGATTGTGTTTATGGCGGAGAGTTTTATTTCTTCAACATCAATATACATCGCACATTGATAATGATTGAATTTGAAGAAAATGGAGAAGCAACGATTGTTTGGGCTGGTAGTCATGATGATTACGAACTGAATTTTAAAAACAATCGTAATGTAATTAAAAAATGGTTGAGAGATAATAACTGGATTTAA